In a genomic window of Scyliorhinus torazame isolate Kashiwa2021f chromosome 5, sScyTor2.1, whole genome shotgun sequence:
- the LOC140420635 gene encoding uncharacterized protein → MEKPWKCGDCGKGYRIPSQLEIHRRIHTGERPFTCSQCEKGFTLCSSLKKHQRVHTGEKPFTCSHCGKAFTQLSNLHSHQRIHTGERPFPCSQCGKGFTQLSSLKKHQRVHTGEKPFTCPQCGNGFTQLSTLRIHQRVHTGERPFTCSQCGKGFRDSSHLLRHQLVHTGERPFTCSQCGKRFTRLPRLKSHQRAHTGERPFICSQCGKEFTDLSNLKRHQRVHTGEKAITCSE, encoded by the coding sequence atggagaaaccgtggaaatgtggggactgtgggaagggatacagaatcccatctcagctggagattcatcgacgcattcacacaggggagaggccattcacctgctcgcagtgtgagaagggattcacactGTGTTCCAGCCTGaaaaaacaccagcgagttcacactggggagaagccattcacctgctctcactgtgggaaggcatttactcagttatctaacctgcattcacaccagcgaattcacactggggagaggccattcccctgctctcagtgtgggaagggattcactcaattatccagcctgaagaaacatcagcgagttcacactggggagaagccgttcacctgccctcagtgcggGAACgggttcactcagttatccactctgcggatacaccagcgagttcacactggggagaggccattcacctgctctcagtgtgggaagggcttcagagattcatcccacctattgagacaccagctagtccacactggggagaggccgttcacctgctctcagtgtgggaagagattcactcggttacccAGACTGAAGTCACACCAacgagctcacactggggagaggccatttatctgctctcagtgtgggaaggaattcactgacTTATCGAACCTGaaaagacaccagcgagttcacactggggagaaggcaaTCACGTGCTCTGAGTAG